A genomic window from Solanum dulcamara chromosome 11, daSolDulc1.2, whole genome shotgun sequence includes:
- the LOC129872974 gene encoding pectinesterase-like, whose translation MATSSQPLLDSPKTKSSSSSKAFYVLLSLAAIIGSVGLISIWPINGTSPSISSTANVCDTAHDQPSCLAMVSEVAPAGVIDTKTVDLLKMVLHKSSLKIHETIDLVSNVNGRLNDGKEQAALADCLELMDLSRDRLMDSMMGLRNLSAQAHFDVHSWLSSILTNHVTCIDGLNGQTRSIMEPMLNDMIARARTSLALMVAIVPPKTDNNVPEVTDGLPSWVSANDRRLLQLSANAIAANVVVAKDGSGKYKTVNEAVASAPDNSKTRYVIYVKKGTYKENVEIGKKKKNIMLVGDGMDATIITGNLNVVDGSTTFKSATVAAVGDGFIAQDLQFQNTAGPQKHQAVALRVGADQSVISRCKMDAFQDTLYTHSLRQFYRDCYITGTVDFIFGNAAVVFQNSKLAARKPMSGQKNMVTAQGREDPNQNTGTSIQNCDIIPSSDLAPVKGSVKTYLGRPWKTYSRTVYMQSNIGDHIDPAGWSEWNGDFALKTLYYGEYMNKGPGAGISKRVNWPGYHKALTKSEATKFTVGQMIQGGAWLKSTGVAYTEGL comes from the exons ATGGCTACTTCCTCTCAACCATTGTTGGATTCTCCCAAAACAAAATCCTCCTCTTCTTCTAAAGCTTTCTATGTGCTTCTCTCCTTAGCTGCTATTATTGGCTCAGTTGGATTAATTTCAATCTGGCCCATCAATGGTACTAGCCCATCAATTTCCTCAACAGCCAATGTTTGTGATACAGCCCATGATCAGCCATCTTGCTTGGCTATGGTGTCTGAGGTTGCACCTGCTGGTGTGATAGATACAAAAACAGTGGATTTATTAAAGATGGTTTTACATAAATCGTCGTTAAAAATTCATGAAACAATTGATTTGGTGAGCAATGTGAACGGTAGGCTCAATGATGGCAAGGAGCAAGCAGCTCTAGCAGATTGTCTAGAGTTGATGGATTTGTCAAGGGATAGATTAATGGACTCCATGATGGGACTTCGGAACCTATCGGCCCAAGCACACTTTGATGTCCATTCATGGCTAAGTAGCATTCTCACCAACCATGTTACTTGCATAGATGGGCTAAACGGCCAGACCCGGTCCATTATGGAGCCCATGTTGAATGACATGATTGCAAGAGCAAGGACTTCCTTGGCCTTGATGGTTGCAATTGTACCACCAAAGACTGATAATAATGTACCAGAAGTTACCGATGGATTGCCGTCATGGGTTAGTGCTAATGATAGAAGACTTTTGCAACTTTCAGCAAATGCTATAGCAGCCAATGTTGTAGTGGCTAAAGATGGTAGTGGAAAATACAAGACTGTAAATGAAGCAGTTGCTTCTGCTCCAGATAATAGCAAGACTCGATATGTTATTTATGTGAAAAAAGGAACTTATAAAGAAAATGTTGAGATtgggaaaaagaagaagaatattaTGCTTGTAGGTGATGGCATGGATGCTACCATCATCACTGGCAACTTGAATGTTGTGGATGGCTCAACAACCTTCAAATCTGCGACtgttg CTGCTGTTGGAGATGGATTCATAGCCCAAGACCTACAGTTCCAAAACACAGCAGGGCCACAAAAGCACCAAGCAGTGGCCCTTCGTGTTGGAGCAGATCAGTCAGTGATCAGCCGTTGCAAAATGGATGCATTCCAGGACACACTCTATACCCACAGTCTCCGTCAGTTCTACAGAGATTGTTACATCACTGGCACTGTCGATTTCATCTTCGGTAATGCAGCAGTTGTGTTCCAAAACTCTAAACTTGCAGCCCGAAAGCCCATGAGCGGACAGAAAAACATGGTTACGGCCCAAGGTCGTGAAGATCCAAACCAAAATACAGGAACTTCAATCCAGAATTGCGATATTATTCCTAGCTCGGACCTTGCACCAGTGAAAGGGTCCGTGAAGACATATTTGGGCAGACCATGGAAAACGTATTCGCGGACAGTGTACATGCAGTCCAATATTGGAGACCATATTGATCCAGCGGGTTGGTCAGAATGGAACGGTGATTTTGCATTGAAAACATTGTATTATGGTGAGTACATGAACAAAGGACCTGGTGCTGGAATTAGTAAGAGAGTGAACTGGCCTGGTTATCATAAAGCCTTAACTAAATCAGAGGCCACGAAATTCACAGTGGGTCAGATGATTCAAGGAGGTGCATGGTTGAAATCTACTGGTGTCGCTTATACTGAAGGGTTGTGA
- the LOC129874886 gene encoding pectinesterase-like, with product MATNSSQPLLDSEKTKASSSTKALYVLLSLAAIVGSVGFISIWAINGTSPSISSTAHVCDTAHDQPSCLAMVSEVAPNGVMDTKTVDLLKMLLHKSSLKIHEMTDLLSNVNGRINDGMEKAAVADCLELMDLSRDRLMDSIMGLGNLSAQAHFDVHSWLSSILTNYVTCIDGLNGQARSIMEPMLNDLIARARTSLALMVAIAPPKTDHNVPEVTDGLPSWVSVNDRRLLQLSANAITANVVVAKDGSGKYKTLNEAVASAPDNSKTRYVIYVKKGIYKENVEIGKTKKNLMLVGDGMDATIITGNLNVVDGSTTFKSATVAAVGDGFIAQDLQFQNTAGPQKHQAVALRVGADQSVINRCKMDAFQDTLYTHSLRQFYRDCYITGTVDFIFGNAAVVFQNSKLAARKPMSGQKNMVTAQGREDPNQNTGTSIQNCDIIPSSDLAPVKGSVKTYLGRPWKAYSRTVYMQSNIGEHIDPAGWSEWDGDFALKTLYYGEYMNKGPGAGISKRVNWPGYHKTLTTSEATKFTVGQLIQGAAWLKSTGVSYTEGL from the exons ATGGCTACTAATTCCTCTCAACCATTGTTAGATTCTGAAAAAACAAAAGCCTCCTCTTCTACTAAAGCTCTCTATGTGCTTCTCTCCTTAGCTGCTATTGTTGGCTCAGTTGGATTCATTTCAATCTGGGCCATCAATGGTACTAGCCCATCAATTTCCTCAACAGCCCATGTTTGTGATACAGCCCATGATCAGCCATCTTGCTTGGCTATGGTGTCTGAGGTTGCACCTAATGGTGTGATGGATACAAAAACAGTGGATTTATTAAAGATGCTTTTACATAAATCGTCgttaaaaattcatgaaatgaCCGATTTGTTGAGCAATGTGAACGGCCGGATCAATGATGGCATGGAGAAAGCAGCGGTAGCAGATTGTCTAGAATTGATGGATTTGTCAAGGGATAGATTGATGGACTCCATAATGGGACTTGGGAACCTATCGGCCCAAGCCCATTTTGATGTCCATTCATGGCTAAGTAGTATTCTCACCAATTATGTTACTTGTATTGATGGGCTAAACGGCCAGGCCAGGTCCATTATGGAGCCCATGTTGAATGATTTGATAGCAAGAGCAAGAACTTCCTTGGCCTTGATGGTTGCAATTGCACCACCAAAGACTGATCATAATGTACCAGAAGTTACTGATGGATTGCCCTCATGGGTTAGtgtaaatgatagaaggctttTGCAACTTTCAGCAAATGCTATAACAGCCAATGTTGTAGTGGCTAAAGATGGTAGTGGAAAATACAAGACTCTAAATGAAGCAGTTGCCTCTGCTCCAGATAATAGCAAGACTCGATATGTTATTTATGTGAAAAAAGGAATTTACAAAGAAAATGTTGAGATTGGGAAAACGAAGAAGAATTTAATGCTTGTGGGTGATGGCATGGATGCTACTATTATTACTGGCAACTTGAATGTTGTGGATGGCTCAACAACCTTCAAATCTGCAACTGTTG CTGCGGTTGGGGATGGATTCATAGCCCAAGATCTACAATTTCAAAACACAGCAGGGCCACAAAAACACCAAGCAGTGGCCCTTCGTGTTGGAGCAGATCAGTCAGTGATCAACCGTTGCAAAATGGATGCATTCCAGGACACACTCTATACCCACAGTCTCCGTCAGTTCTACAGAGATTGTTACATCACTGGCACTGTCGATTTCATCTTCGGTAATGCAGCAGTTGTGTTCCAAAACTCTAAACTTGCAGCCCGAAAGCCCATGAGCGGACAGAAAAACATGGTTACGGCCCAAGGCCGTGAAGATCCAAACCAGAATACAGGAACTTCAATTCAGAATTGTGACATTATTCCTAGCTCGGACCTTGCACCAGTGAAAGGGTCCGTGAAGACATATTTGGGCAGACCATGGAAAGCGTATTCTCGGACAGTGTACATGCAGTCCAATATTGGAGAACATATTGATCCAGCGGGTTGGTCAGAATGGGACGGTGATTTTGCATTGAAAACATTGTATTATGGTGAGTACATGAACAAAGGACCTGGTGCTGGAATTAGTAAGAGAGTGAACTGGCCTGGTTATCATAAAACCTTGACTACATCAGAGGCCACAAAATTCACTGTGGGTCAGCTCATTCAAGGAGCAGCATGGTTAAAATCTACTGGTGTCTCTTACACTGAAGGGTTGTGA